One genomic window of Betaproteobacteria bacterium includes the following:
- a CDS encoding homoserine kinase: protein MSVFTTVTPEQLAPWLKNYDTGTLQDLQGILSGIENTNYFVTTSQGRFVLTLFENLTPSQLPFYLNLMAHLSGHGIPCPKPIADMRGSFLGELNGKPAALVTRIDGAPRLNPTPAHCARVGKVLAEMHLAGQSYHARLDNLRGPRWWTEAAARILPFLAREDAKLLQSEIEFQAGHGTQRLARGVVHGDLFRDNVLFTGDQVGGLIDFYFACTDTLVYDVAITLNDWCMQDDCTLDAERCRHFLEAYRLVRPLGAEEQEHWPLMLRAGALRFWVSRLYDLHLPRPGALTHAHDPGRFRRILLNHIRHEEFATELLA, encoded by the coding sequence ATGTCGGTTTTCACTACCGTCACGCCCGAGCAGCTTGCCCCATGGCTGAAGAATTACGACACCGGCACGCTACAAGATCTACAAGGGATCCTGTCCGGCATCGAGAACACCAACTACTTTGTCACCACCAGCCAAGGGCGTTTCGTTCTCACGCTGTTCGAGAATCTCACGCCCTCCCAACTGCCGTTCTATTTGAATCTCATGGCCCATCTTTCCGGTCATGGCATTCCGTGTCCCAAGCCCATCGCGGATATGCGCGGCAGTTTTCTGGGGGAGTTGAACGGAAAGCCCGCGGCATTGGTGACCCGGATAGACGGCGCTCCGCGCCTCAACCCCACGCCCGCGCACTGCGCCCGCGTGGGCAAAGTACTGGCGGAAATGCACCTCGCGGGACAAAGTTACCACGCGCGCCTGGACAATTTGCGCGGCCCGCGATGGTGGACCGAGGCGGCGGCGCGGATACTTCCCTTCTTGGCAAGAGAGGACGCGAAGTTGCTGCAATCGGAAATTGAATTCCAGGCTGGGCATGGCACACAACGGCTTGCGCGCGGTGTGGTGCATGGGGATTTGTTCCGGGACAATGTCCTGTTCACGGGCGATCAGGTAGGCGGCCTCATCGACTTTTATTTTGCCTGCACGGATACCTTGGTCTACGACGTGGCCATCACGCTCAACGATTGGTGCATGCAAGACGACTGCACGCTGGACGCGGAGCGCTGCCGTCACTTCCTCGAGGCTTACCGGTTGGTGCGCCCTCTTGGCGCGGAGGAACAAGAGCACTGGCCGCTTATGTTGCGGGCCGGCGCGCTACGGTTTTGGGTTTCCAGACTGTATGATCTGCACTTGCCCCGGCCCGGCGCGCTCACGCATGCCCACGATCCGGGACGCTTTCGCCGTATTCTCCTGAATCACATCCGCCACGAAGAATTTGCCACGGAATTGCTTGCCTGA
- a CDS encoding TIGR00730 family Rossman fold protein — MTTASKTPLPLAPELIGKQWSGREAYRVLGIMAEFVEATERLSHIRPAVSIFGSARMPRDHHYYRLTEQIARLLSDAGFSVISGGGPGLMEAANKGAYYGKSLSIGLNIQLPHEQSGNPYQDISQTFRYFFARKVMFVKQAAAYVVMPGGFGTMDELMEALTLVQTKKIRRMPIILVHRPFWQGLVNWISDTFVNEKMISPEDVDLIRVIDEPREVVNAIFDYYEKRGFEPSAAEHEAQLNL, encoded by the coding sequence ATGACCACAGCAAGCAAAACTCCGCTCCCTCTCGCGCCTGAACTGATCGGCAAGCAATGGTCGGGGCGAGAAGCCTACCGGGTGCTGGGAATTATGGCAGAGTTCGTCGAGGCGACCGAACGCCTGAGCCATATTCGCCCCGCGGTCAGCATCTTCGGCAGCGCGCGCATGCCGCGCGATCATCACTACTACCGTTTGACGGAACAGATCGCGCGGCTTCTGTCCGATGCGGGCTTCAGCGTCATCTCCGGCGGCGGGCCTGGCCTCATGGAAGCCGCCAACAAGGGGGCCTACTACGGCAAGTCCTTGAGCATTGGGCTCAACATCCAGTTACCGCACGAACAATCGGGCAACCCTTACCAGGACATCAGCCAGACCTTTCGCTACTTTTTCGCGCGCAAGGTGATGTTCGTCAAGCAAGCCGCCGCCTATGTCGTGATGCCCGGCGGCTTCGGCACCATGGACGAGTTGATGGAAGCCTTGACCTTGGTGCAGACCAAGAAGATTCGCCGCATGCCCATCATCCTGGTGCACCGGCCCTTCTGGCAAGGTTTGGTGAATTGGATCTCGGACACCTTCGTGAACGAGAAAATGATCAGCCCCGAGGACGTGGACCTCATACGCGTGATCGACGAGCCGCGCGAAGTGGTGAACGCCATCTTCGATTACTACGAGAAGCGCGGCTTCGAGCCCTCGGCTGCGGAACACGAGGCGCAACTCAACCTCTAG
- a CDS encoding BrnT family toxin gives MEFEDDPVKAARNLKKHKVSFEEAASVFGDPIAYTFADPDHSIGEERWLMFGLSRAGRVFAVIFTHRKGKFRMISARPATRRERKIYEEG, from the coding sequence ATGGAATTTGAGGACGATCCCGTTAAGGCAGCGCGCAACCTCAAGAAGCACAAGGTTAGCTTTGAGGAAGCGGCCTCGGTTTTTGGCGATCCCATCGCCTACACCTTTGCGGATCCCGATCATTCGATTGGCGAAGAGCGCTGGCTTATGTTTGGCCTGTCCCGTGCGGGACGGGTTTTCGCTGTGATATTTACCCACCGTAAAGGAAAGTTCCGAATGATTAGTGCGCGTCCCGCTACGAGGCGTGAAAGGAAGATCTATGAAGAAGGCTGA
- the polA gene encoding DNA polymerase I: MKTLLLVDASSYLYRAFHALPDLRNKRGEPTGAIYGVINMLRRLHKEVGADYSACVFDAKGKTFRDDWYPQYKANRPPMPEDMRSQIGPLHECVRALGWPMLEIEGVEADDVIGTLAVLAKERGMRCVISSGDKDLTQLVNPLVTMVNTMSNETFDEAGVEGKFGVKPAQIIDYLTLIGDSVDNVPGVEKVGPKTAVKWLTQYGTLDNVIAHENEIAGVVGENLRKAKDWLPQARKLLTVKCDVELPVPLATLHYGEQDVAALRELFDRLEFKSWRRELDGGETPGFREASGVRREASGEAAGVPPKEVVPRHYECVLAMAQFEAWLERIGAAELVSVDTETTSLDPLLARIVGISLSVAAHEGAYIPLAHRYPGAPEQLGLEQTLARLRPWLEDASKAKVGQNAKYDAHVFANHGIALRGVVHDTLLQSYVLESHKPHDMDSMAARHLGVITILYAEVAGKGANHIGFDQVSVEKATEYSAEDSDVTLQLHQVLYPQVRAEEKLLYIYEKIEMPAMEVLLRMERNGVLLDAPLLDAQSHDLGTRLIEIESQAHKLAGRPFNLGSPKQIQEILFDQLKIPVIKKTPTGQPSTDEDVLQELALDYPLPKVLLDYRGLSKLKSTYTDKLPRMVNPKTGRVHTNYAQAVAVTGRLSSTDPNLQNIPVRTAEGRRIREAFIAPPGASIVSADYSQIELRIMAHLSGDESLLNAFATGQDVHRHTASEIFGVERDQVTSEQRRYAKVINFGLIYGMSAFGLAGQLGIERNAAQQYMERYFARYPGVAAYMQHTRETAREKGYVETVFGRRLFLTEIRSSNAGRRQGAERAAINAPMQGTAADLIKLAMIAVDKWLRETQLATKLIMQVHDELVLEVPDSETERVRQELPGLMTGVAQLSVPLQVDVGVGPNWERAH; encoded by the coding sequence ATGAAAACTCTGCTTCTTGTCGACGCCTCGTCCTACCTATATCGCGCATTCCACGCGCTTCCTGACCTAAGAAATAAACGAGGGGAACCCACGGGGGCAATCTACGGAGTGATCAACATGCTCCGGAGGCTGCACAAGGAAGTGGGGGCGGATTATAGTGCCTGCGTCTTCGACGCCAAGGGCAAAACCTTTAGAGACGATTGGTATCCGCAATACAAGGCCAACCGCCCGCCAATGCCCGAGGACATGCGCTCGCAAATCGGGCCGCTGCACGAGTGCGTGCGTGCCTTGGGGTGGCCCATGCTGGAAATCGAAGGGGTGGAGGCCGACGATGTGATCGGCACCCTGGCCGTGCTCGCCAAGGAGAGGGGCATGCGCTGCGTGATCTCCTCGGGAGACAAGGATCTGACTCAGCTGGTGAACCCTTTGGTCACCATGGTGAACACCATGTCCAACGAAACCTTCGACGAGGCCGGAGTGGAGGGCAAGTTTGGCGTGAAACCGGCGCAGATCATCGATTACCTCACCCTCATCGGCGATTCCGTGGATAACGTCCCTGGGGTCGAGAAGGTGGGGCCCAAGACGGCCGTGAAGTGGCTCACGCAGTACGGGACTCTCGATAACGTGATAGCCCACGAGAATGAGATCGCCGGCGTGGTAGGCGAGAATTTGCGCAAGGCGAAGGATTGGCTTCCGCAAGCGAGGAAGCTCCTCACCGTCAAGTGCGACGTCGAGTTGCCCGTGCCACTGGCAACCCTGCATTACGGCGAACAGGATGTCGCGGCGTTGCGGGAATTGTTCGATAGGCTGGAGTTCAAGAGCTGGCGCAGGGAGTTGGATGGGGGCGAGACTCCGGGTTTTCGTGAGGCGTCAGGCGTGAGGCGTGAGGCGTCCGGCGAGGCGGCGGGGGTGCCGCCGAAGGAGGTCGTCCCACGGCATTACGAATGTGTGCTGGCCATGGCTCAATTCGAGGCGTGGTTAGAGCGCATCGGAGCCGCGGAGTTGGTGTCGGTGGATACGGAGACCACGAGCCTGGATCCACTGCTGGCGCGCATCGTGGGCATATCCCTATCGGTCGCGGCCCATGAAGGCGCTTATATTCCGCTGGCGCATCGTTATCCCGGCGCGCCGGAGCAGCTCGGTCTCGAACAAACCCTCGCCCGCCTTCGACCCTGGCTGGAGGATGCCTCCAAGGCGAAAGTAGGGCAGAACGCCAAGTACGACGCCCATGTGTTCGCCAATCATGGCATCGCACTGCGCGGCGTGGTGCACGATACCTTGCTGCAATCCTACGTATTGGAAAGCCATAAGCCCCACGACATGGATTCCATGGCCGCGCGTCATCTGGGTGTGATAACCATTCTCTATGCCGAGGTGGCGGGCAAGGGCGCGAATCACATTGGCTTCGACCAGGTGAGCGTGGAGAAGGCCACCGAGTATTCCGCCGAGGATAGCGACGTCACCTTGCAATTGCACCAAGTTCTCTATCCGCAGGTGCGCGCGGAAGAAAAGCTACTCTACATCTACGAAAAGATCGAGATGCCCGCCATGGAAGTGCTACTGCGCATGGAGCGCAATGGCGTGCTGCTCGATGCGCCATTACTCGATGCGCAGAGCCACGATCTGGGCACGCGCTTGATCGAGATCGAATCCCAGGCACACAAACTGGCTGGCCGCCCCTTCAATCTTGGCTCGCCCAAGCAAATCCAGGAGATCTTATTCGACCAACTCAAGATCCCCGTCATCAAGAAAACTCCCACGGGCCAGCCCTCCACCGACGAGGACGTCCTGCAAGAGCTGGCGCTCGACTATCCGTTACCGAAGGTGCTGCTCGATTACCGCGGCCTTTCCAAGTTGAAGTCCACCTACACCGACAAACTGCCCCGCATGGTGAACCCGAAAACGGGCCGGGTGCACACCAACTATGCGCAAGCCGTGGCGGTGACGGGCCGCTTGTCCAGCACCGATCCGAATCTACAAAACATCCCCGTGCGCACGGCGGAGGGCCGCCGCATTCGCGAGGCCTTCATCGCGCCTCCGGGCGCCAGCATCGTGTCGGCGGATTACTCCCAGATCGAGCTGCGCATCATGGCCCACCTATCTGGTGACGAGAGCTTGCTCAACGCTTTCGCCACCGGACAAGACGTGCACCGCCACACCGCCTCGGAAATCTTTGGCGTGGAGCGCGACCAGGTCACGAGCGAGCAACGCCGCTACGCCAAGGTGATCAACTTCGGCTTGATCTACGGCATGTCCGCCTTCGGGCTGGCGGGGCAACTAGGCATCGAACGCAACGCCGCCCAGCAGTACATGGAGCGCTACTTCGCGCGCTATCCCGGAGTGGCCGCCTACATGCAGCACACGCGCGAAACCGCGCGCGAAAAAGGCTACGTGGAAACCGTCTTCGGCCGCCGCTTGTTCTTGACGGAAATCCGTTCCTCCAACGCCGGCCGCCGCCAAGGCGCCGAGCGCGCGGCCATAAACGCGCCCATGCAAGGTACGGCCGCGGATCTCATCAAGCTTGCAATGATCGCGGTGGATAAGTGGCTGCGAGAAACACAGCTTGCAACCAAACTCATCATGCAGGTGCACGATGAGTTGGTTCTGGAAGTCCCGGACTCCGAAACCGAGCGCGTGCGGCAAGAACTCCCTGGCCTCATGACTGGCGTTGCCCAGCTATCCGTTCCGCTCCAGGTGGATGTGGGCGTGGGGCCGAATTGGGAGCGGGCGCACTAG
- a CDS encoding DNA helicase II → MYGTNLLEGLNPEQLRAVTLPHQSALILAGAGSGKTRVLTTRIAWLIQTGQVLPHGLLSVTFTNKAAREMLTRISGMLPIDTRGMWVGTFHGLCNRLLRAHHRDAGFPQTFQILDSADQLSLIKRLLKALNIDDDKYTPRDLQYFINANKEAGNRASRVETSDEFSGRMVELYAAYDEQCNREGVVDFAELLLRSFELLSRNEVLRNHYQRRFGHILVDEFQDTNRLQYRWLKLLAGEHNAIFSVGDDDQSIYAFRGASARNVADFERDFARGQVIKLEQNYRSHGNILDAANALIRNNHTRLGKNLWTSEGKGEALRFYEAASDVEEAKFIVDEVRGLAREGVALASMAILYRSNAQSRALEHSLFSAGLAYRVYGGLRFFERQEIKHALAYLRLVANPDDDNSLLRVINMPTRGIGARSIEQLQDLAKHAGTSLWQAACSNTLGGKAGTGAGAFVRLIGDLQKDCEPLTLPEAVEHVTAASGLTTHYLNEREGADRIENLKELVTAATVFAADPVTSLVIDEEGNLVADPDAEQSWLITLNNFLAHASLESGEHQAGEGQDALQLMTVHSAKGLEFHTVFVTGLEEGLFPHENSLNDADGTEEERRLMYVALTRARRRLYLTLAQTRMLHGQTRYNIESRFIGEIPSELVRRLTPPKVFARSEFSFTPSSHAPAVQRDPSSPWRIGQGVSHPKFGYGVIVNAEGRGSEARVQVNFRDAGAKWLALEYAKLSPA, encoded by the coding sequence GTGTACGGAACGAATCTTCTCGAGGGCCTCAACCCAGAACAACTGCGCGCGGTCACTCTTCCCCATCAAAGCGCCCTGATCCTTGCCGGGGCCGGTAGCGGCAAGACACGCGTGCTGACCACTCGCATCGCGTGGCTCATTCAGACAGGACAAGTGCTGCCGCACGGGCTGTTGTCCGTGACTTTCACCAACAAAGCCGCGCGCGAAATGCTTACCCGCATTTCTGGCATGCTGCCCATCGATACGCGCGGAATGTGGGTAGGCACTTTTCATGGCCTATGCAACCGGTTGCTGCGCGCTCACCACCGTGACGCGGGCTTTCCGCAGACCTTTCAGATTCTGGATAGCGCCGACCAACTCTCGCTCATCAAGCGCCTGCTGAAAGCGCTCAACATCGACGACGATAAATATACGCCGCGCGATCTCCAATACTTCATCAACGCCAACAAGGAGGCCGGTAACCGCGCCAGCCGGGTGGAAACAAGCGACGAATTTTCCGGGCGCATGGTGGAGTTGTACGCGGCCTACGACGAGCAGTGCAACCGCGAAGGCGTGGTGGATTTCGCCGAGCTTTTGCTGCGCTCCTTCGAGCTTCTTAGCCGCAATGAAGTGTTACGCAACCACTACCAACGGCGCTTCGGCCACATCCTGGTGGATGAGTTCCAGGACACCAACCGCTTGCAGTACCGCTGGCTGAAATTGCTGGCGGGCGAGCACAATGCCATCTTCTCGGTGGGAGACGATGACCAGTCGATCTACGCCTTCCGCGGAGCCTCGGCCAGGAACGTGGCGGACTTCGAACGCGATTTCGCCAGGGGCCAGGTCATCAAGCTCGAACAAAATTACCGCAGCCACGGCAATATTCTGGATGCCGCCAACGCATTGATCCGGAATAACCACACGCGTCTGGGCAAGAATCTGTGGACGTCCGAAGGCAAGGGCGAAGCCTTGCGCTTCTACGAGGCCGCGAGCGACGTGGAGGAAGCAAAGTTCATCGTGGATGAGGTGCGCGGCCTCGCGCGCGAAGGCGTGGCGCTCGCCAGCATGGCCATCTTGTACCGCTCCAACGCGCAGTCGCGGGCGCTGGAACATTCCTTGTTCAGCGCCGGATTGGCTTACCGCGTCTACGGCGGCTTGCGGTTTTTCGAGCGCCAGGAAATCAAGCATGCGCTGGCCTATTTGAGGCTGGTGGCGAACCCCGATGACGACAACTCGCTGCTGCGGGTGATCAACATGCCAACGCGCGGTATCGGGGCGCGCAGCATAGAGCAGTTGCAAGACCTCGCCAAGCACGCCGGCACCAGCCTATGGCAGGCAGCCTGTTCGAACACGCTAGGCGGAAAAGCCGGCACGGGCGCCGGCGCCTTCGTACGTTTGATTGGGGATCTTCAAAAGGATTGCGAACCCCTCACGCTTCCCGAAGCCGTCGAGCACGTTACCGCCGCCAGCGGGCTCACGACCCACTACCTCAACGAAAGAGAAGGCGCGGACCGGATAGAGAACTTGAAGGAGTTGGTCACGGCGGCCACCGTGTTCGCCGCCGATCCCGTGACTTCCCTGGTCATCGACGAGGAAGGTAACCTAGTGGCCGATCCCGATGCGGAGCAGTCCTGGCTCATCACCCTCAATAACTTTCTCGCGCACGCCTCCCTGGAATCCGGCGAACACCAGGCGGGAGAAGGCCAGGATGCATTGCAGCTGATGACGGTGCACTCCGCGAAGGGCCTTGAGTTTCACACGGTGTTCGTGACCGGATTGGAGGAAGGGCTGTTTCCGCACGAGAACAGTTTGAACGACGCGGATGGCACGGAGGAGGAGCGCCGCTTGATGTACGTCGCGCTTACGCGCGCCCGCCGGCGTCTCTACCTCACCTTGGCCCAGACCCGCATGTTGCACGGGCAAACGCGCTACAACATCGAATCGCGCTTCATCGGCGAAATTCCCTCCGAATTGGTGCGCCGGCTGACCCCGCCCAAGGTATTCGCGCGCTCGGAATTTTCCTTTACGCCAAGCAGCCATGCCCCAGCGGTGCAACGAGATCCGTCATCGCCCTGGCGCATCGGGCAAGGCGTTTCCCATCCAAAATTTGGTTACGGGGTCATCGTGAATGCGGAAGGGCGCGGTAGCGAGGCGCGGGTTCAGGTGAACTTTCGCGATGCGGGGGCGAAATGGCTGGCGCTGGAATACGCTAAGTTGAGTCCGGCTTAA